In [Leptolyngbya] sp. PCC 7376, a genomic segment contains:
- the pstB gene encoding phosphate ABC transporter ATP-binding protein PstB — MTNTNQQNDTDYILQTQNVSVYYGNFLAIKGVYLDIPKNQVTAFIGPSGCGKSTLLRCYNRLNDLISSFKIDGDIAYHGSSLYSADVDPVEVRRRIGMVFQKPNPFPKSIYDNIAYGARINGYKGNMDELVEQSLRQAALWDEVKDKLRQSGLALSGGQQQRLCIARTIAIQPEVVLMDEPCSALDPISTLKIEELIHQLKEKYTIVIVTHNMQQASRVADITAFFNVKTNEDGTRQGYLGECDRTEVIFQNPREQATQEYVSGRFG, encoded by the coding sequence ATGACTAATACAAATCAGCAAAACGATACAGATTATATTCTACAAACCCAGAATGTAAGCGTCTATTATGGTAATTTTCTGGCTATTAAAGGTGTCTATCTAGACATACCCAAAAACCAAGTTACAGCTTTTATTGGTCCTTCTGGTTGCGGTAAGAGTACCCTATTACGTTGCTATAACCGCCTCAATGATTTGATTTCGTCTTTCAAAATAGATGGCGACATTGCTTACCATGGCAGCAGCCTCTACTCCGCAGATGTTGATCCAGTTGAAGTTCGCCGTCGTATCGGAATGGTTTTCCAGAAACCTAATCCCTTCCCAAAATCGATCTATGACAACATTGCCTACGGCGCTAGGATTAATGGCTATAAAGGCAATATGGATGAGCTTGTTGAGCAATCTCTCCGTCAAGCTGCTCTCTGGGATGAAGTCAAAGATAAACTCCGCCAAAGTGGTTTAGCCCTCTCCGGCGGTCAACAACAGCGCCTTTGTATCGCCCGTACCATTGCGATTCAACCAGAAGTTGTCCTAATGGACGAACCTTGTTCGGCATTAGATCCTATTTCAACATTAAAAATTGAAGAACTGATTCATCAGTTGAAGGAAAAATACACTATCGTAATCGTGACGCACAATATGCAGCAGGCATCACGCGTTGCTGATATTACGGCATTCTTTAACGTGAAGACCAATGAGGATGGCACTCGCCAAGGTTATCTCGGTGAATGCGATCGCACAGAGGTGATTTTCCAGAATCCTCGCGAACAAGCCACACAAGAATACGTTAGCGGTCGTTTTGGATAG